In the Microcoleus sp. AS-A8 genome, GAGAGAAAGCCATTATGTCTTAGGAATTAACTTCCTCTACATATAATAATGATGCCACTACAGAGGGTATGTTCTATTTTATTAAGGTTTAATGTGATTGGCTTGACAAGACATTTTAACGTTCTAATTCTGTTAATTCCAATGGGAGATGGCGGCAACGGTAGAGCGCACGAATAATTAGTTATAGTTCCACCCATTGAGTCTGTTGGGATTTGTCCTTCAGACGCTTTTTTTATCGGAAAAGGGAGAAAAATGTGACTTTAGCAATCATTGTTCATGGAGGAGCCAAAACGGTTTCAGAGGACAAAATTGCGGCGAACCACGCGGGTTGCCTTGCAGCCGTTGAGGCTGGTTGGGCGGTGCTTCGCAGTGGTGGCAGTGCTGGAGAAGCTGTTGAGGTAGCAATTCGCGTCCTCGAAACGGACCAGACTTTTAACGCTGGATTTGGCGCAACTCTCAATAGTGAGGGAGAGGTAGAGCTAGATGCGGCAATCATGGAGGGCGCGACCCTAGGTTGGGGGGCAGTGGCGGCAGTTCAAGGGGTACGCCATCCGATCTCAGTGGCACGGAAGATTATGGATGACAAACCCCGGCTGCTAGTGGCGCGGAGCGGCGAACGCTTTGCCGCCGAACACGGAGCTGAGATGTGTGCCAAAGAAGATCTCATTAGCGACGAGCAGCAACAGGAGTGGGAAGAGGAGCAGGAAGTTTTGGATCGCCCTAATACCGTTGGCTGTGTAGCTCTAGATGCTAGCGGTACCCTAGTTGCTGGAACCTCAACTGGAGGAACCACAGGTCAGCCTCAGGGTCGCGTTGGTGACACAGCCCTAGTGGGTTGTGGCTTGTATGCTGATAATCGTTTGGGTGCTTGCTCAACAACGGGTGATGGTGAGTCCATTATCCCCGTGGTTCTTGCTAAGACAGCGATCGATTTCCTAGCTGGGAGCCGACATCCAGAGGAGGCCGCGCAGATGGCGATTGACACTTTGGTATCTAAGGTTTCAGGCGAAGCGGGTTGCATCCTCTTAGACCGCCAGGGACGAATAGGATGGGCCTATAACTCACAGGACATGGCAGTCGGTTATATGACCGCAGAGATGGACAAGCCAGCCGTGTTTACCAACAAAGAAGCAGAAAATGAGTTAAAGCCAGAATGGCTTCAGTCTGCTTAGCCACGTTATTGCAATCCTTTAGTCTGTAAGTTCTGCTCGACGTGCTGCATTTCCTCTAGCGTCTCTCCAGCGACGATTCCATAAATTTCGGTGTAGATTTTTCCGTATTTGACCTTCTCTAGAGCCGAAAGGATGATAAAGCTCTTGCGATTTAATTCGGCTTTTAGAGTCACTAGAATGGAATCCAATGTTCCATCCATACGGTAGTCACTGGAATATTTAGCCACCTCTTTTCCCAGTCCTAGGAGAGTATGGCGCTGTAAACAAAGTGGAGTTGAGCCATTAACGCGGAAATTAGCGTCGATCGCATAAAGCTGTCCATCTTGGTCTTCTAGCACATCGAAGCCAATCACTCCGAAATACCCCTGCTGGTGAGCATACTGACCAACGGCGGCAATCATCTCAAAGAATCTGCTCATGTCAGTTTTATCGTAGTGAATCAGTCCTCCTAAATAGTTACCTTCTGGGGTGACGAGTTGGCTGGTAGTGCCGATGAGTGTGATATCTCCTGTCTTGCTAACGTAGAACTGCACGCAGTAGTTCTGCACTTCATTTTTAACGAACTCCGAGACAATAATCGTATCGAGCAGCTTAATATCAAGATATTTCCTCAGTTCGTCAAAACAGTAGCGTAGGTCGCTAGTACTTCTGATGATGTAAGTGCCTTCTCCAGAAAGTCCGTGGGATGTTTTGATCAAGTAGGGGAATTGTTCTGGTAGGTCAATGTCTTGCAGAGCAATTTCGTGCAGATTGTAGCTCTTGTAGTTCGGACATTGCACTCCCAGTTCGGCTAGTGTCACTTTGCTGAGTAAGCGGTAGTGGGTATCTGGATTAACAGCATGTTTTTCAGGTTTCAGATTATCAAAAGGAAATAGCGTGATGATGCTGTCAAAGCGATCGCTTTGGCTAAGTTCATCCAAATAACTTGAGCAATGTATCCGCTCCAGATTGGAATATTTGAAGCCAAAATGCTCCCTCCAGTAGTCAATTAGCAAGGTTTGCACTGGACTGATGACAATGCCCGGAAGGGCATCGCCTAACACCGCCAAATTTTTCCAAGGTTCTTTCTCGCAAATCTTGTCGAAGGAGGTTTTCGTCGCTTCACTACTGCCGTCTTGAAGAAAGTATTTTTTCGTGTTGGGATAAGCAGCCCAGCTAGCAGTCGCCGGGTAATTTAAGAGGAATCCACAACGGGTATCTGTGGTGTCTTGTGCAAACAGATCAGAAAGCGAATTTCCCTTAAAGTATTGAAAGTTATAGGTTGAGTTCATAAAAATTGCCTCTTTGGAACAAAAGCTGCTCAGGCTGCACAATGATGAGGTCTGGAGGTTGGAAGCTTAGGTTTTTAATTCATAGCATCAATAAAACTGCCCTCCATGGATGGGCAAATTGCCCATCCCCAAGAGTTTCAAAAATTTAGTCATGTAAAATTGAATGCCCATTAGTTGAGCCGAACCCCCCCTTCGAGAATTACCGATACAGCCTGTAATTCCTTCGCTTTCTCTTCAGGTAAGGCATCATTAGCAAACATTCCTGCCGCCAGTTCGGTTCCGGCTAAGTACTTCAGCTTATCCGGGGTACGATACGGCGGATAGAATTCAGCGTGCAGGTGTGATTCCGGATGGGGTTGACCGTCAGTCGGTGCCTGGAACCAAGCCATCAAATAAGGAAAAGGGCGGCTCCATAAACCGTCATACTTGAGAGTAACGGTTTTTAAGGCTTTAGCCAGTCCTCTACGCTGCTCGACGGTAAGGTCGATAAAGGTTGCAACTGGCTCAAGGGTGGCAATCCATACTTCGTAGGGATAACGCGCACACACGGGGACAAATGCGATCGCATGTTCATCCAAATACAGAATCCGCTGCTTGTCCTCAATTTCCTTCTGTATTAAATCTTGCAACAAACCCCGCTGGTGTTCCTGGTAATATGCCTGCTGCCGTTCCTGCATTCGTGCTGGGACAGGTGGCACAAAGGGATAAGCGTAAATCTGACCATGGGGATGAAGCAAAGTCACTCCCATCTCCACACCCCGATTCTCAAAAGGCAGCACATACTGAATTTTTGGATTCTCGCCTAAAATACGAGTTCGCTCAGCCCAAACTTGTAACAGTAGCTCTAGGTGATCCAGTTCCAGAGCACCGAGGGACGCTTCAGAGTCTTGGGTGAAGACTATAACCTCGCATGTGCCATTGGCAGGGAGAGTTTCAACAATGAGCTTCGGCGGGTTCTGTGCCAAGAGTGTCATTGAAGGAAATCGGTTGTTAAAAACCGCGATATCATATTCTCCCTGAGGCAGTTCGCTAGGGAAATGAGGGTCAATGGTGGGTGCTAGCGGATTGTACTCCGGGGGCGGCATGAACGTCCGTCCCTGACGATGACTGGCGTATGCCACCCACTCACCTCGTAAGGGATGCCAACGTAAGTGGGGATTGGCTTGAATCGGTTCGTTACCGGGACTTGGAGCCTGGATGCCCTGCACAATGGGGTACCGGCTGTAGAGAGTCAGGGGACGCCCATCCGGCTTTAACAGCTCCTGGGAATACATTTTCCTCTGGCGACTATTTTAGCTTTAACTCTTGAGAGCATAGCGCCCTCTTTTTCCTATTCGCCCCTATCTAAAGTGGCATATGCAGTCGCGCCCAGTCTGCCATGAGCTGAACTTTATGGGTATAGTCGCGACTTCCAGAATACTGAGTAGGAAGATATCACCAAGGGAACGGGAGCTTTGAATCAGCTAATCGGCACTCCCGTTGCAGGGTAAGAACATGACGAAGCTTTCGAGGCTGGGGGAGCTGGGGGAGCTGGAGGAGAAGATTATGCCATATTTTAGGCACATCAGTTTATTAATTTTGTTTAATCTACTACGCCAATGATATCTATAGATAAGAACCCATAGAATTTTACTCAAACCCAATAAGGGGAGAAGATTATGCCATATTTTAGGCACATCAGCTTATTAATTTTGTTTAATCTACTACGCCAATAATATCTATAGATAGGAACCCATAGAATTTTACTCAAACCCAATAAATAGATAAACACTAATCATTTATTTATCAGTATCATTTAATATTTTTTTAGGATTTGCATCGATCAGCTAATTATTCATCGGTTGAAGGTGGTAAGCTGATAGCAAGTTACAAATGAATACATAAATCTCATCGCTCAAGGAGCGAAAGAGCCTAAGAGATTATTCTCGCCGCTCAAAATGAGCGATTCATGTAACTTAGTCTTGCCACCCTTTTAATTAAAGTAATTCCTGATTTAGGCAACTAAATCTTACGAGATTGTCTAAATGTAGGTCGCTTAGTTTGTATAAACCTAAGCGTAGGTTGCTTATGGCAGCCAAACCCTGCGACAGAATCCCCAAATTCGCCATTGTCTATAAACAGAGCAATGGTTAAGTAGCACTACAGAAGAAAGATTAACTGTAAGGAGATTTTATGACCAATTTTTCAACGTTTTCTCGACGCAGATTTTTGTTAACAGCTGGAGCATCGGTAGCTAGTTCCATATTCCTTAAAGGTTGTTTGGGCAACCCACCTTCTCCTGCTGCACTATCACCCAAGGCACAAGCGCTTGAACTGAGTCCAGAACAGGTACCGGAAACTCGAACGGTCACACTTGGCTATATCCCAATTGTCGAAGCAGCAGCACTGGTCATCGCTCAAGAAAAAGGCTTCTTTGCCAAGTACGGCATGACCGACGTTAAGCTGGCAAAGCAAGCAAGTTGGGCATCCGCACGAGACAATGTGACGATTGGTTCAGCCAATGGTGGCATTGATGGCGGTCAGTGGCAGATGCCAATGCCTCATTTAATTAGTGAAGGCATCATCACCAACGGGCGCAAAGTTGGCATGTATGTTTTAGCTCAGTTGAATACGCAGGGGAATGGAATTGCCGTTGCTCGGATGCACAAAGGCAAAGGACTGGGTTTAGACATTTCCGGTGCTGCCGACTACATCAAAGGGTTTCAACAAACCAACGGTAGGAAATTTAAAGCCGCACATACCTTTCCCCAAGTGAACCAAGACCTCTGGATTCGCTATTGGTTTGCCGCCGGTGGTGTCGATCCAGATAATGATATCGACCTCTTGGCAGTGCCATCGGCTGAAACGGTGCAAGGGATGCGAAACGGTTCGATGGATGCCTTCAGTACAGGTGACCCCTGGCCCTACCGCATCGTTGCCGATGATATCGGTCACATGGCAGCAGTTTCTGGTCAAATCTGGAGATTTCACCCAGAGGAATATCTAGCCTTGAGAGAAGACTGGGTAGACAAAAATCCCAAAGCGACCAAAGCCATCTTAAAAGCGTTGATGGAAGCGCAGCAATGGTGTGATAAGGCCAAGAACCGAGAGGAGTTGGTTCAAATCGTTTCCCAACGAAACTTTTTCAACGTGCCTATAAGGATTCTGCAACCTCCCTATGCCGGGAAGTACATGATGGGTGATGGCAAATCAGACGTTGGGGACTTCAAGATGGGACCCATGTACTGGAAAGACGATATTGGTAGCGTCTCCTACCCTTATAAGAGCCACGATTTATGGTTTTTAACCGAAAGTCTGCGCTGGGGTTTCCATAAAGGGAAGATTAACGATATCGATAGCGCTAAGAAGATTATCGATCGCGTCAACCGCGAAGACCTCTGGCGAGAAGCGGCGAAAGAGGCAGGCTTCAGTGCTGACATTCCCCAAAGTACATCGCGAGGGGTTGAGAAGTTTTTCGATGGGAAAGAGTTTGACCCAGAAAAGCCAGAGGCTTACCTCAATAGCCTTGCGATTAAGAGAGTTTAATCAAAGGCAAAGGGCAAAAGGCGAAAGGCAAAAGGCAAAGGGCAAAAGGCAAAGGGCAAAAGGCAAAAGGCAAAGGGCAAAAGGCAAAGGGCAAAGGGCAAAAATTACTCTACAGGGAAATCTTCCGATTTGTTTGCACTAACCTTTACAGCCTGAAAGTTTTCAAATTTTCATTCAACTTGTACCAAAAAACTGGAGAAAAGGAAAATGACTGTCAACACAATCAACCGCAACTCAAGATCCAGTTCAACCAACCCAATCCAAGCTTTCTGGAAAAAGCAATCTAAGGAGATTGTGCCGCCTTTGATGGGAGTTTTGGGATTCTTAATCGTATGGCAGCTATTTTCCTGGTCTGGATTGACAAGACTGCCAGGGCCACTCAGTGTTTGGACAGACCAACGGACAAGAGAACTACTTTTGTATCCCTTTTATGATAAAGGTGGTATTGACAAAGGTCTGTTTTGGCAGACTATGGCAAGCCTGGGTCGGGTTGCCCAAGGTTACTCATTAGCGGCAATTGTCGGGATTGGTACAGGTATTTTTGTGGGC is a window encoding:
- the galT gene encoding galactose-1-phosphate uridylyltransferase, coding for MYSQELLKPDGRPLTLYSRYPIVQGIQAPSPGNEPIQANPHLRWHPLRGEWVAYASHRQGRTFMPPPEYNPLAPTIDPHFPSELPQGEYDIAVFNNRFPSMTLLAQNPPKLIVETLPANGTCEVIVFTQDSEASLGALELDHLELLLQVWAERTRILGENPKIQYVLPFENRGVEMGVTLLHPHGQIYAYPFVPPVPARMQERQQAYYQEHQRGLLQDLIQKEIEDKQRILYLDEHAIAFVPVCARYPYEVWIATLEPVATFIDLTVEQRRGLAKALKTVTLKYDGLWSRPFPYLMAWFQAPTDGQPHPESHLHAEFYPPYRTPDKLKYLAGTELAAGMFANDALPEEKAKELQAVSVILEGGVRLN
- a CDS encoding isoaspartyl peptidase/L-asparaginase family protein, with protein sequence MTLAIIVHGGAKTVSEDKIAANHAGCLAAVEAGWAVLRSGGSAGEAVEVAIRVLETDQTFNAGFGATLNSEGEVELDAAIMEGATLGWGAVAAVQGVRHPISVARKIMDDKPRLLVARSGERFAAEHGAEMCAKEDLISDEQQQEWEEEQEVLDRPNTVGCVALDASGTLVAGTSTGGTTGQPQGRVGDTALVGCGLYADNRLGACSTTGDGESIIPVVLAKTAIDFLAGSRHPEEAAQMAIDTLVSKVSGEAGCILLDRQGRIGWAYNSQDMAVGYMTAEMDKPAVFTNKEAENELKPEWLQSA
- a CDS encoding ABC transporter substrate-binding protein yields the protein MTNFSTFSRRRFLLTAGASVASSIFLKGCLGNPPSPAALSPKAQALELSPEQVPETRTVTLGYIPIVEAAALVIAQEKGFFAKYGMTDVKLAKQASWASARDNVTIGSANGGIDGGQWQMPMPHLISEGIITNGRKVGMYVLAQLNTQGNGIAVARMHKGKGLGLDISGAADYIKGFQQTNGRKFKAAHTFPQVNQDLWIRYWFAAGGVDPDNDIDLLAVPSAETVQGMRNGSMDAFSTGDPWPYRIVADDIGHMAAVSGQIWRFHPEEYLALREDWVDKNPKATKAILKALMEAQQWCDKAKNREELVQIVSQRNFFNVPIRILQPPYAGKYMMGDGKSDVGDFKMGPMYWKDDIGSVSYPYKSHDLWFLTESLRWGFHKGKINDIDSAKKIIDRVNREDLWREAAKEAGFSADIPQSTSRGVEKFFDGKEFDPEKPEAYLNSLAIKRV
- a CDS encoding ATP-grasp domain-containing protein; the protein is MNSTYNFQYFKGNSLSDLFAQDTTDTRCGFLLNYPATASWAAYPNTKKYFLQDGSSEATKTSFDKICEKEPWKNLAVLGDALPGIVISPVQTLLIDYWREHFGFKYSNLERIHCSSYLDELSQSDRFDSIITLFPFDNLKPEKHAVNPDTHYRLLSKVTLAELGVQCPNYKSYNLHEIALQDIDLPEQFPYLIKTSHGLSGEGTYIIRSTSDLRYCFDELRKYLDIKLLDTIIVSEFVKNEVQNYCVQFYVSKTGDITLIGTTSQLVTPEGNYLGGLIHYDKTDMSRFFEMIAAVGQYAHQQGYFGVIGFDVLEDQDGQLYAIDANFRVNGSTPLCLQRHTLLGLGKEVAKYSSDYRMDGTLDSILVTLKAELNRKSFIILSALEKVKYGKIYTEIYGIVAGETLEEMQHVEQNLQTKGLQ